The following are encoded together in the Thunnus maccoyii chromosome 18, fThuMac1.1, whole genome shotgun sequence genome:
- the LOC121883497 gene encoding neurexophilin-1, which produces MMRPNRGFILLLLNGTACLVALGQEDDSSSPKSSSDDSSKTVGLLSGQAPISPLSRWMLHSKSRAANATSLELPYRSPVPFSKQEFSKQEFWEMLGSDLLKPDASSSRVKRRPIVKTGKFKKMFGWGDFYSNIKTVRLNLLITGKIVDHGNGTFSVYFRHNSTGQGNISVSLVPPVKAVEFDLERQSVVYPKDSKIFNCRVDYEKVDRSKRTSLCNYDPSKTCFQEQIQSHVSWICSKPFKVICIYISFYSTDYRLVQKVCPDYNYHNEMPYLPSG; this is translated from the exons ATGATGCGTCCCAACCGCGGCTTCATCCTGCTTCTCCTCAACGGGACCGCTTGTTTG gtGGCCCTGGGTCAAGAAGACGACTCCTCCAGCCCCAAGAGCTCTTCAGACGACTCTTCCAAGACGGTGGGGCTCCTAAGCGGGCAGGCGCCGATCTCGCCCCTGAGTCGCTGGATGCTTCACAGTAAGAGCAGAGCTGCTAATGCCACCTCTCTGGAGCTGCCCTACCGCTCCCCAGTCCCTTTCTCCAAGCAGGAGTTTTCTAAACAGGAGTTCTGGGAGATGTTGGGCAGCGATCTGCTCAAGCCTGACGCCTCCAGCTCCAGGGTCAAACGCCGGCCCATCGTTAAGACCGGCAAGTTCAAGAAGATGTTTGGCTGGGGAGACTTCTATTCCAATATCAAGACGGTGCGGCTTAACCTGCTGATCACAGGCAAGATTGTGGACCACGGTAACGGCACGTTCAGCGTCTACTTCCGCCACAACTCCACGGGCCAGGGAAACATCTCGGTCAGCCTGGTGCCACCTGTTAAGGCGGTGGAGTTTGACCTAGAGCGCCAAAGCGTGGTCTACCCCAAGGACTCCAAGATCTTCAACTGCCGCGTGGACTATGAGAAGGTGGATCGCAGCAAGCGCACCTCGCTGTGCAACTACGACCCGTCCAAGACCTGCTTCCAGGAGCAGATTCAGAGCCACGTGTCCTGGATTTGCTCCAAGCCTTTCAAGGTCATCTGTATCTACATTTCCTTCTACAGTACGGACTACCGCTTGGTCCAGAAGGTTTGCCCGGACTACAACTACCATAACGAGATGCCCTACCTGCCCTCGGGCTAG